One genomic region from Marmota flaviventris isolate mMarFla1 chromosome 6, mMarFla1.hap1, whole genome shotgun sequence encodes:
- the LOC114095979 gene encoding sperm motility kinase 2B-like: MSMVSKSSQSRVALWGPGSCQEPGFLDQYEVLRAIGHGEFGQVYLARHRLTGADVAVKVLKTETQDISDLSEPLMLRSLEHPNVIQLFQVMRTRKKLYMVMEYTRGGQLLEHIPPGGMQQKEACRIFRQIVCALGHCHDKGIVHRDLKPDNIMLDARGHAKLIDFGFSSRFTAGQKLNDFWGTLAYIAPEIVLNQEYEGPPADIWSLGVSLYCMLTGSHPFTGDTPQELLMRIIQARFQVPSSVPVKARRLIRQILVLNPKKRPTVKQILQHPWLRQGEPCAPHPSSQALPTRPDPAILTMLFDLGFDPYQTWVSLAKRKFDVVMATYLILKHQQGQGVGSTFQGQPVPQWLRPRQRPENLSNVPVLPQRSASQPALRTFPLPSEYLLPEDAQQPGHRDIRGGSLPAIPLRCPPAGAPTLRSCSQSDSGFPRPKPSRVLVWWSRAHSSSSSLDTAPRQGPGHTNGWKQVRSRIAACVRALCCCCVPRVSNKMAPMSQRSDVPHP; this comes from the coding sequence ATGTCCATGGTTAGCAAGAGTAGTCAGTCTAGAGTAGCGTTGTGGGGGCCGGGCTCCTGCCAGGAGCCAGGCTTCCTGGACCAGTACGAGGTCCTGAGGGCCATTGGGCATGGCGAGTTTGGTCAGGTCTACCTGGCCCGCCATCGCCTCACAGGGGCAGATGTGGCAGTGAAGGTCCTGAAGACGGAGACGCAGGACATCTCGGACCTCTCCGAACCTCTAATGTTGAGGAGCCTGGAGCACCCCAACGTGATCCAACTGTTTCAGGTGATGAGGACCAGGAAAAAGCTGTACATGGTGATGGAGTACACACGTGGGGGACAGCTACTTGAGCACATCCCCCCTGGTGGCATGCAGCAGAAGGAGGCCTGCAGAATCTTCAGGCAGATCGTGTGTGCCCTGGGCCACTGCCACGACAAGGGCATCGTCCACAGGGACTTGAAGCCAGATAACATCATGCTGGATGCCAGAGGACACGCGAAACTTATCGACTTCGGCTTCAGCAGCAGGTTCACAGCCGGGCAGAAACTGAATGACTTCTGGGGTACTCTGGCTTACATCGCCCCAGAAATTGTCCTGAATCAAGAGTATGAGGGCCCCCCAGCGGACATCTGGAGCCTGGGCGTCAGTCTCTACTGTATGTTGACGGGGAGCCACCCATTCACGGGGGACACCCCTCAGGAGTTGCTGATGAGGATCATTCAGGCCAGGTTCCAGGTGCCCAGCTCTGTTCCGGTCAAAGCACGAAGGCTCATCCGCCAGATCCTGGTCCTGAACCCCAAGAAGCGACCCACAGTGAAGCAGATCCTGCAGCACCCCTGGCTGCGGCAGGGTGAGCCGTGTGCACCCCATCCTTCCAGCCAGGCCCTGCCCACACGCCCAGACCCCGCCATCCTGACCATGCTGTTCGACCTGGGTTTTGATCCCTACCAAACCTGGGTGTCTCTGGCCAAGAGGAAGTTCGATGTGGTGATGGCGACATACCTCATCCTGAAGCACCAGCAAGGCCAGGGGGTAGGGAGCACCTTCCAGGGGCAGCCTGTGCCTCAGTGGCTTAGGCCTCGCCAGCGCCCCGAGAATCTCTCCAATGTCCCTGTCCTCCCACAGAGGAGCGCCAGCCAGCCTGCCCTGCGCACCTTCCCCTTGCCCTCTGAGTATCTGCTGCCCGAGGACGCCCAACAGCCAGGGCACAGGGACATCAGGGGTGGCAGCCTGCCTGCCATTCCTCTGCGCTGCCCGCCTGCAGGGGCCCCCACTCTCCGCAGCTGCTCCCAGTCTGACTCTGGCTTCCCCAGGCCCAAGCCCTCCAGGGTCCTCGTCTGGTGGTCCAGGGCAcacagcagctcctcctccctggaCACAGCCCCGAGGCAAGGCCCTGGCCACACCAATGGCTGGAAACAGGTGAGGAGCAGGATCGCTGCCTGTGTCCGAGCCCTGTGCTGCTGCTGTGTGCCACGTGTCAGCAATAAAATGGCTCCAATGTCACAGAGAAGCGACGTGCCACACCCATAG